Proteins encoded by one window of Halorubrum ruber:
- a CDS encoding MBL fold metallo-hydrolase, with product MVDSDWGDWLPRAIADADPDTVALWYLGCNGFAIKGSEGTVIWIDPYVGTGDPPRTIRMIPIPFDPEDVEAADAVLATHEHTDHVHGPSQAPILANTDADLVAPDDSLAVAREEEAWTEEYAVSEAAFTEVREGDELRIGEFTVHVVETHDADATHPVGYVIEHDAGTVFHAGDSKPSPSFTGLAERFDIDLGILAFGSEGTIPDKETGEPVQTKWYSDENEIATAANDLDLDRLVPTHWDMWKGLTADPTALHDHVRSYESPERLEIVEIGDRIDL from the coding sequence ATGGTCGACTCCGACTGGGGCGACTGGCTGCCGCGCGCGATCGCGGACGCCGACCCCGACACGGTGGCGCTGTGGTATCTGGGCTGTAACGGCTTCGCGATCAAGGGAAGCGAGGGGACCGTTATCTGGATCGACCCGTACGTCGGCACGGGCGACCCGCCGCGGACGATCCGCATGATACCGATACCCTTCGATCCCGAAGACGTCGAGGCGGCTGACGCGGTCTTGGCCACCCACGAGCACACGGATCACGTCCACGGCCCCTCGCAGGCACCGATCTTAGCGAACACCGACGCCGACCTCGTCGCGCCCGACGACTCGCTCGCGGTCGCGCGCGAGGAGGAGGCGTGGACCGAGGAGTACGCGGTGAGCGAGGCCGCCTTCACCGAGGTTCGGGAGGGCGACGAGCTGCGGATCGGGGAGTTCACCGTCCACGTCGTCGAGACGCACGACGCCGACGCTACCCACCCGGTCGGCTACGTCATCGAACACGACGCGGGCACGGTGTTCCACGCCGGCGACAGCAAGCCTTCGCCGTCCTTTACGGGACTCGCGGAGCGGTTCGACATCGACCTCGGTATCCTCGCGTTCGGCTCCGAGGGGACGATTCCGGACAAGGAGACGGGCGAGCCGGTCCAGACGAAGTGGTACAGCGACGAGAACGAGATCGCGACGGCCGCGAACGACCTCGACCTCGACCGGTTGGTGCCGACCCACTGGGACATGTGGAAGGGGCTGACCGCCGACCCGACCGCGCTCCACGACCACGTCCGGAGCTACGAGTCGCCGGAGCGGTTAGAGATAGTCGAGATCGGTGATCGGATCGACCTGTAA
- a CDS encoding potassium channel family protein: MTRTKRFVIAGGGRVGLRTAENLTEQGHEVLLIEVDGDRVEELADAYLGPVIHGDATDQSILRQADLGDADAIAALTDETETNTEICLTAHYLEPSIRTLARSETATEPDHDEVVDATLLPQSLGGDHAADMLTGEGIRTLVYPTADLDIIEVTVAESAPVAGRRLDEVALPAGSLLISTADRDGLAGPETMLEASERYILAVESDVVDEVVNLFRG; this comes from the coding sequence ATGACCCGAACGAAGCGGTTCGTCATCGCCGGCGGGGGCCGGGTCGGGCTGCGGACCGCGGAGAACCTCACGGAGCAGGGACACGAAGTGCTGCTGATCGAGGTCGACGGGGACCGCGTCGAGGAGCTGGCCGACGCGTACCTCGGACCGGTGATCCACGGCGACGCCACGGACCAGTCGATCCTCAGGCAGGCGGACCTCGGCGACGCCGACGCGATCGCGGCGCTCACCGACGAGACGGAGACGAACACGGAGATCTGCCTGACGGCCCACTACCTCGAGCCGTCGATCCGGACGCTCGCCCGATCGGAGACGGCCACGGAGCCGGACCACGACGAGGTCGTCGACGCCACCCTCCTCCCGCAGTCGCTCGGCGGCGACCACGCGGCCGACATGCTCACGGGCGAGGGGATTCGGACGCTCGTGTACCCCACCGCCGACCTCGACATCATCGAGGTGACGGTCGCCGAGTCGGCCCCGGTGGCGGGGAGACGACTCGACGAGGTCGCCCTCCCCGCCGGGAGCCTCCTCATCTCCACCGCGGACCGGGACGGTCTCGCCGGCCCCGAAACGATGCTGGAGGCCTCCGAACGGTACATCCTCGCGGTGGAGTCCGACGTCGTCGACGAGGTCGTCAACCTCTTTCGCGGCTGA